The DNA segment TCCGAAGGCGCGGATCATGCTCGCGCTGGCGCGGAGCGCGGAGGCGTTCGGCGAGAAGACGGCCGACGGGATCCTGATCCGTACACGCGCGGAGGACCTCGCGCGTGACGTCGGCGTGGACGCGGTCGCGGCGTCGGACGTGATGCTCCGGCTGCGCAGGTTGCGCCTCGCGAGCGAGGTGCCGGGGGGCATCGTGGTCGCCGACGTCGGCAGGCTCCAGGACTTCGTCGAGTTCCTCGAGATGCCGCAGAAGTTCGGCGGGGAAGGCTGAGCCGAGTGGATCTCCGCGTCATCGGCTGCCACGGCGGCGAGACCCCGAAGCACCGCACGAGCGCCTTCATCCTCGACGAGCGCCTGGCGATCGACGCGGGCTCCTTGACGAGCGGGCTCGAGGTCGAGGGCCAGCTCAAGCTCGAGGGTTGCCTCGTCAGCCACGCGCACCTCGATCACATCCGCGATCTCGCGACGCTCGCCGACAACCGCTGCCAGATGGGCGCGCCTCCGCTCATCGTCGCGGGCACGCGCGAGACGATCCGCATCCTGCGGCAGCACTTCTTCAACAACGAGCTCTGGCCCGATTTCGCGACGATCCCGACGCCGGACAACCCGACGATCCGCTACCTCGAGCTCACGCCGGAGATGCCGGTGCCCCTCGCGGGCTGCAACGTGCGCGCGA comes from the Polyangium spumosum genome and includes:
- a CDS encoding 3',5'-cyclic-nucleotide phosphodiesterase; protein product: MDLRVIGCHGGETPKHRTSAFILDERLAIDAGSLTSGLEVEGQLKLEGCLVSHAHLDHIRDLATLADNRCQMGAPPLIVAGTRETIRILRQHFFNNELWPDFATIPTPDNPTIRYLELTPEMPVPLAGCNVRAIMVSHTIESAAFVIEAPGGAIAYSGDTGPTDRLWQVLDEQPNLRALLMEVSFPNREQRLATVSGHHTPQTLRADLKKLRRPQDLPTLLYHIKPVFQAEVERECAALEGVSLEVMKIGDQFLL